One Oceanispirochaeta sp. DNA window includes the following coding sequences:
- a CDS encoding OmpA family protein gives MYDRKITLLTALCSVIIFTPALMGAEEVNLQFLHVEGQVLHADSLVDETVYIDGRFSHQAEVDEFSVSTIRQVSPEGKATLDSSFRTVERVRGMPGILEWISAETVRLERDAQGKMTVPPEASRPVLRNVPRFPVTPVKPGDTWSLPAEEVHVFRISNVIYGPYRGPVQVLYRYLQNKIIDGRRFAEISVEYSIYMPVRSSAEPIRLITGQSSQRLLWDIEKGRPGKKQEDFEFLMLMADGRTQEFRGRGETSYRINDSIDRPRAVQSLQTELESVPGVTIEPTTEGILLSIIETDRILFQPDSSEVTMDQRYRLEELAHSLAAYPERDILITGHTADYGSFEGRKNLSRNRAAAVADILFPGGRTGQGRLFLRGAGNTEPLGSDQENRRVEILILD, from the coding sequence ATGTACGACCGGAAAATAACCCTGTTGACGGCTCTTTGTTCTGTTATAATATTCACCCCTGCCCTGATGGGGGCAGAAGAAGTAAATCTTCAATTCCTGCATGTTGAAGGACAGGTTCTCCATGCAGATTCCCTGGTGGACGAAACCGTATATATTGATGGAAGATTCAGTCATCAGGCCGAGGTTGATGAGTTTTCAGTATCCACCATCAGACAGGTGTCTCCTGAGGGCAAAGCGACCCTTGATTCCAGTTTTAGAACGGTCGAACGAGTGAGAGGAATGCCGGGTATTCTGGAATGGATCAGTGCGGAAACAGTACGGCTGGAAAGGGATGCACAGGGAAAGATGACAGTTCCCCCGGAGGCCTCACGTCCGGTACTCAGAAATGTCCCCCGATTCCCCGTCACTCCTGTAAAACCCGGTGATACCTGGAGCCTGCCGGCAGAAGAAGTCCATGTATTCAGGATTAGCAATGTCATTTACGGGCCCTACCGCGGTCCTGTTCAGGTTCTTTACAGGTATCTGCAGAATAAAATCATCGACGGCCGCAGATTTGCTGAAATATCTGTCGAATACAGCATCTATATGCCCGTCAGGAGCAGTGCTGAACCGATCCGTCTGATTACCGGCCAGTCCAGTCAGAGACTCCTCTGGGATATTGAGAAGGGGCGGCCCGGGAAAAAACAGGAAGACTTCGAATTCCTTATGCTCATGGCTGACGGACGGACACAGGAGTTTCGGGGCAGAGGAGAAACCTCATACCGGATCAATGACAGTATTGATCGCCCCCGGGCGGTACAATCCCTCCAGACAGAACTTGAGTCGGTACCTGGTGTGACCATAGAACCCACAACAGAGGGCATCCTGTTATCGATCATTGAAACAGACAGGATTCTCTTCCAGCCAGACTCTTCAGAAGTGACGATGGACCAACGGTACAGGCTGGAAGAGCTGGCCCACAGCCTGGCAGCTTATCCGGAGAGGGATATACTCATCACAGGGCACACTGCCGATTACGGAAGCTTCGAGGGGCGAAAGAATCTTTCCAGAAACAGGGCGGCGGCTGTGGCGGACATCCTTTTTCCCGGGGGCCGTACCGGTCAGGGGCGTCTTTTTCTCAGAGGAGCGGGGAACACAGAACCTCTCGGCTCGGATCAGGAAAACCGCCGCGTAGAAATTCTGATTTTAGACTGA
- a CDS encoding fructose bisphosphate aldolase, which translates to MNMTQKERMKKGKGFIAALDQSGGSTPKALKIYGIKKDAYSNDEEMFQLVHKMRSRIMESPGFTKERILAAILFEKTMDSKVEGLYSADYLWDKKGIVTFLKVDKGLADQENGVQLMKPIPDLEDLLKRANDRHAFGTKMRSVIKEANKTGIKAIVAQQFALGKIISTAGLVPIIEPEVDINAPDKQEAEKILKEELVKHLKTLDSDSLVMLKLTIPDEDNFYEDLSAFPNVLRVVALSGGYSREEANEKLARNHQLIASFSRALSEGLNVNQSQEDFNKILDESIQNIYLASIT; encoded by the coding sequence ATGAATATGACACAGAAAGAACGAATGAAAAAGGGAAAAGGATTTATCGCAGCCCTGGATCAAAGCGGAGGCAGTACACCGAAGGCCCTGAAAATATATGGCATTAAAAAAGATGCCTATTCGAATGATGAAGAGATGTTTCAATTGGTGCATAAGATGCGGTCGCGTATTATGGAAAGCCCCGGGTTTACCAAAGAGCGGATCTTGGCGGCCATTCTTTTTGAAAAGACTATGGATTCAAAGGTGGAAGGACTCTACAGTGCAGATTATCTTTGGGATAAGAAAGGTATAGTCACCTTTTTGAAGGTTGATAAAGGTCTGGCAGATCAAGAAAACGGGGTTCAACTGATGAAGCCCATTCCCGATCTGGAAGATCTTCTTAAGCGGGCCAATGACCGGCATGCATTTGGAACCAAGATGCGCTCGGTTATTAAAGAAGCGAATAAAACAGGGATTAAGGCCATAGTAGCCCAGCAGTTTGCACTTGGGAAAATCATTTCGACAGCAGGCCTGGTTCCCATCATTGAACCAGAAGTTGATATAAATGCTCCCGATAAGCAGGAGGCAGAAAAGATCCTCAAAGAGGAGCTGGTAAAACACTTAAAAACCCTGGATTCTGATTCTCTGGTTATGCTGAAGTTAACGATTCCTGATGAAGATAACTTTTATGAAGATTTGTCCGCATTCCCTAATGTTCTAAGGGTGGTGGCTCTATCAGGTGGCTATTCACGGGAAGAAGCAAACGAAAAACTAGCCCGAAACCATCAATTGATTGCCAGTTTTTCCAGGGCTTTATCTGAAGGGTTAAATGTGAATCAAAGCCAGGAGGACTTTAATAAAATCCTCGATGAATCAATACAAAACATCTACCTGGCATCGATTACTTAA
- a CDS encoding thioredoxin domain-containing protein, with protein sequence MANTNRLINEPSPYLQQHAHNPVHWYPWGDEAFNKAAEENKPIIISIGYSSCHWCHVMEEESFENEEVARLMNEHFISIKVDREERPDIDAHYMNALQMITGRGGWPMNMFALPDGSPFYGGTYFPRDQWMNLLTLVAGQYKSNTEEMVRAAESIEQGISNFKIKLLETEESPYSIDQLGSSVAQTSPQFDLINGGISGAPKFPMPVFTRFLLSWSVLQNDPETRDFVLLTLDKMAAGGIYDQIGGGFSRYSTDVKWKVPHFEKMLYDNAQLLSLYAKAYSLTKKEQYKNVVYQTMDYIEESMTSPRGIFYSALDADSEGEEGLFYTWEKRELLELLAEDYPLAKEYYGIGVAGAWEGGKNILLRPDLQDSQNPAGKDLERIRSILKEARDKRVPPRQDDKSLTSRNALMIIAYIDAFNAFGAPRFLHNAEQATDFILENQLQPDGSLYHAFKDNRSYID encoded by the coding sequence ATGGCAAATACCAACAGATTAATCAATGAACCAAGCCCCTACCTCCAGCAGCATGCCCATAACCCGGTCCACTGGTATCCCTGGGGAGACGAAGCCTTCAACAAGGCAGCAGAAGAGAATAAGCCCATCATCATCAGCATCGGCTATTCCTCCTGCCACTGGTGTCATGTGATGGAAGAGGAGTCCTTCGAAAACGAGGAGGTCGCCCGTCTGATGAATGAGCATTTTATCAGCATCAAGGTTGATAGAGAGGAACGTCCTGATATTGATGCCCACTATATGAATGCCCTGCAGATGATTACAGGCCGGGGCGGCTGGCCTATGAATATGTTCGCCCTCCCCGATGGAAGTCCTTTTTACGGCGGTACATACTTTCCAAGGGACCAGTGGATGAACCTTTTGACCCTGGTAGCCGGGCAGTATAAGTCAAACACTGAAGAAATGGTGAGAGCCGCCGAATCCATCGAACAGGGAATCTCAAATTTTAAAATAAAGCTCCTGGAGACGGAAGAGTCTCCCTACTCAATCGATCAACTAGGCAGCTCTGTCGCACAGACAAGTCCTCAATTTGATCTGATCAATGGAGGAATCTCAGGGGCCCCTAAATTCCCCATGCCCGTGTTCACCCGTTTTCTGCTCTCCTGGTCTGTCCTTCAGAATGATCCCGAGACAAGAGACTTTGTCCTTCTCACACTGGACAAGATGGCTGCGGGAGGGATCTATGACCAGATTGGAGGAGGATTTTCCCGTTACTCCACAGATGTAAAGTGGAAGGTGCCCCACTTTGAAAAGATGCTCTACGACAACGCCCAACTCCTGTCCCTCTATGCCAAGGCCTACAGTCTCACGAAAAAAGAGCAGTATAAGAACGTGGTTTACCAGACTATGGATTACATTGAAGAATCCATGACCTCCCCCCGGGGGATTTTCTACTCAGCCCTGGACGCAGACAGCGAAGGAGAAGAGGGTCTATTCTATACCTGGGAAAAGAGAGAGCTTCTGGAACTTCTGGCAGAAGATTATCCACTGGCAAAAGAGTATTACGGCATTGGAGTCGCAGGAGCCTGGGAAGGTGGAAAAAACATCCTCCTCCGTCCGGATCTGCAGGACAGCCAGAATCCAGCTGGGAAAGATCTGGAACGAATCCGCAGTATTCTGAAAGAAGCACGGGACAAGAGAGTCCCGCCCAGACAGGATGACAAGTCGCTCACATCCAGGAATGCCTTGATGATCATCGCCTATATTGATGCGTTCAATGCTTTTGGAGCCCCCCGTTTCCTGCATAATGCAGAACAGGCGACCGACTTCATACTGGAAAACCAGCTCCAGCCTGATGGATCGCTATATCATGCCTTTAAGGATAACCGGAGCTATATTGACTGA